A portion of the Microbacterium hominis genome contains these proteins:
- a CDS encoding Na+/H+ antiporter NhaC family protein: MLDAAPWLTLVPPAVAIALAIITRKVMLSLGAGVLAAGLLIAEFNVVEALRVIWESFAVIFWDDGALNTWYIYILLFILLLGVFAAFIMMSGGTKAFADWALVRIRTRRGGQVLPAVLGIVIFIDDYFNALAVGQISRPVTDAHRISRAKLAYIVDSTSAPIAVLAPFSSWGAYIIGIFAPIVAASTLTIGSVEAFLGAAAANYYAIAAAVLVWLVIAFRADLGAMRREERRAIVEGRPFAEGEVVPGQLSEDLPSHEPGAKRAIIVPFVLLVVGVFAGIVWTGYSASGSWAVVDLLASTDASASLIIGGILGLASAIYYYARYTAANPTFGWHTFGRGWGGGAKSMLPAIGILILAWMLGGLIDTLGTGVYLGDLVESASISPQWLIPIVFLVAAAMAFATGTSWGSFGLLLPIAGGIVNAVDAPELLLPMLGAVLAGAVAGDHSSPISDTTILSATGAGCNVLTHVVTQLPFVGVAGLATLVGYVVLALTQLIWLGLLVTLVVLVGAVLLVRFVMRPVEVEAAAAVGENA, encoded by the coding sequence GTGCTCGACGCCGCTCCGTGGCTGACACTTGTTCCACCGGCGGTGGCGATCGCCCTGGCGATCATCACCCGCAAGGTCATGCTGAGTCTGGGTGCCGGCGTCCTCGCGGCGGGGCTGCTGATCGCCGAGTTCAACGTGGTCGAGGCGCTCCGGGTGATCTGGGAGTCCTTCGCCGTCATCTTCTGGGACGACGGCGCGCTGAACACCTGGTACATCTACATCCTGCTGTTCATCCTGCTGCTCGGAGTGTTCGCGGCCTTCATTATGATGTCCGGCGGCACGAAGGCCTTCGCCGACTGGGCGCTCGTGCGCATCCGCACCCGCCGCGGGGGACAGGTCCTGCCCGCGGTGCTCGGCATCGTCATCTTCATCGACGACTACTTCAACGCCCTCGCGGTCGGTCAGATCAGCCGCCCGGTGACCGACGCGCACCGCATCTCGCGCGCGAAGCTCGCGTACATCGTCGACTCGACGTCGGCCCCGATCGCGGTGCTGGCTCCGTTCTCCAGCTGGGGTGCGTACATCATCGGCATCTTCGCGCCGATCGTCGCGGCATCCACGCTGACGATCGGCAGCGTCGAGGCGTTCCTCGGGGCCGCGGCCGCCAACTACTACGCGATCGCGGCGGCCGTGCTGGTGTGGCTCGTGATCGCCTTCCGCGCCGACCTCGGCGCGATGCGCCGCGAGGAGCGCCGCGCGATCGTCGAGGGCCGCCCGTTCGCCGAGGGCGAGGTCGTGCCGGGTCAGCTGAGCGAAGACCTCCCCTCGCACGAACCGGGGGCCAAGCGCGCGATCATCGTGCCGTTCGTCCTGCTCGTCGTCGGCGTGTTCGCCGGCATCGTGTGGACGGGGTACAGCGCTTCGGGATCCTGGGCGGTCGTCGATCTTCTCGCCTCCACCGACGCGAGCGCGTCCCTCATCATCGGCGGCATCCTGGGGCTCGCGAGCGCCATCTACTACTACGCGCGCTACACGGCCGCAAACCCGACGTTCGGATGGCACACGTTCGGCCGCGGCTGGGGCGGTGGGGCGAAGTCGATGCTGCCGGCGATCGGCATCCTGATCCTGGCGTGGATGCTGGGCGGACTCATCGACACGCTCGGCACCGGCGTCTACCTCGGCGACCTCGTCGAGAGCGCGAGCATCTCGCCGCAGTGGCTGATCCCGATCGTGTTCCTGGTGGCGGCGGCGATGGCGTTCGCCACCGGAACGTCGTGGGGGTCGTTCGGGCTGCTGCTGCCGATCGCGGGCGGCATCGTGAACGCCGTCGACGCACCCGAGCTGCTGCTGCCGATGCTCGGCGCGGTGCTGGCCGGCGCGGTCGCGGGCGACCACAGCTCGCCGATCTCCGACACGACGATCCTCTCCGCGACCGGGGCCGGCTGCAACGTGCTGACCCACGTCGTGACGCAGCTGCCGTTCGTCGGCGTCGCCGGCCTTGCAACGCTCGTCGGCTACGTCGTTCTGGCGCTCACGCAGCTCATCTGGCTCGGGCTGCTGGTGACGCTCGTCGTGCTGGTGGGCGCGGTGCTGCTGGTGCGC
- a CDS encoding glucose PTS transporter subunit IIA: MASSPAAAIVESLGGPGNIESLTHCATRLRFQLRDASGVDQSQVEAIPGVMGAVPQAGERFQVVIGGGVQNVYNDIMALPAMSGGGAAPDESLDDIKKREREKGVRGKVAWIDTLFEFLSDSFRPILGALLGASFFITFMALMATLDVIPDWNAPGVTLDPSWAFINLMWQSVFIFLPLMVAYNATKKVGADPWVGFAIMAVLMLPGFTALGDGVEPTALFGLDAASVAIVQVWGIPLPIANYNSQVFPPLLMAAALGPLYKLLRRIISANLQLIFVPFFAMLIMMPLTAFVIGPIGVYVGAVLASVLAAINSFSPFIFAIVIPLAYPFMVPLGLHWPINAIMLLNIQTLGFDFIQGPMGAWNFACFGATAGVLVLAYRHRDTQMKQTATGALAAGLLGGISEPSLYGIHLRFKRIYPRMLVGCFVGGLTIGLGSLFLGLPNGVTTQAFVFTSLLTIPAFNPIGLYAIAIGLAFVTAMVLVLTANFRTPEQQAEFEAARDAAEAKAAAEHVSAASVEASEPRVMDASDAAPAAAAAATTTAVLERQEVEIMSPLAGTVVALDQVPDPVFASGTMGPGAAIEPSGDTVYAPGAGMVAAAQPTGHAFGLVLDGGVELLIHVGIDTVNLKGEGFEVHVKNGDRIELGTPLVTFDRAVIEKAGYPLITPVIVLNADDFAEVSPVLEGTVEPGASLISVAPKA; encoded by the coding sequence ATGGCGAGCAGTCCGGCCGCAGCCATCGTCGAGTCGCTCGGCGGGCCCGGCAATATCGAGAGCCTCACGCACTGTGCGACCCGGCTCAGGTTCCAGCTCCGCGACGCATCCGGAGTCGACCAATCACAGGTGGAGGCGATCCCGGGTGTGATGGGCGCCGTTCCGCAGGCGGGCGAGCGCTTCCAGGTGGTGATCGGCGGCGGCGTGCAGAACGTCTACAACGACATCATGGCGCTGCCCGCGATGTCCGGGGGCGGTGCAGCACCCGACGAGAGCCTCGACGACATCAAGAAGCGGGAGCGCGAGAAGGGCGTGCGCGGCAAGGTCGCCTGGATCGACACGCTGTTCGAGTTCCTGTCCGACTCGTTCCGGCCGATTCTCGGGGCGCTGCTCGGAGCATCCTTCTTCATCACCTTCATGGCGCTGATGGCGACCCTCGACGTGATCCCCGACTGGAACGCACCCGGCGTCACCCTCGACCCGTCGTGGGCGTTCATCAACCTGATGTGGCAGAGCGTCTTCATCTTCCTGCCGCTGATGGTCGCCTACAACGCGACCAAGAAGGTGGGAGCCGACCCGTGGGTGGGCTTCGCGATCATGGCCGTGCTGATGCTCCCCGGCTTCACCGCGCTCGGCGACGGCGTCGAGCCGACCGCGCTGTTCGGGTTGGATGCCGCATCCGTCGCGATCGTGCAGGTCTGGGGCATCCCGCTGCCGATCGCCAACTACAACTCGCAGGTGTTCCCGCCGCTGCTGATGGCAGCGGCCCTTGGTCCGCTGTACAAGCTGCTGCGGCGGATCATCTCCGCGAACCTGCAGCTCATCTTCGTGCCGTTCTTCGCGATGCTGATCATGATGCCGCTGACGGCCTTCGTGATCGGCCCGATCGGCGTGTACGTCGGCGCCGTGCTCGCGAGCGTGCTGGCCGCGATCAACAGCTTCTCGCCGTTCATCTTCGCGATCGTGATCCCGCTCGCCTACCCCTTCATGGTTCCCCTGGGGCTGCACTGGCCGATCAACGCGATCATGCTGCTGAACATCCAGACGCTGGGCTTCGACTTCATCCAGGGACCGATGGGCGCGTGGAACTTCGCGTGCTTCGGTGCGACCGCCGGTGTGCTCGTGCTGGCGTACCGTCACCGCGACACGCAGATGAAGCAGACGGCGACCGGCGCCCTCGCGGCGGGACTGCTCGGCGGCATCTCGGAGCCGTCGCTGTACGGCATCCATCTGAGATTCAAGCGGATCTATCCACGCATGCTCGTGGGCTGCTTCGTCGGCGGTCTCACGATCGGCCTCGGAAGCCTCTTCCTGGGACTCCCCAACGGCGTGACGACACAGGCGTTCGTGTTCACATCGCTGCTGACGATCCCGGCGTTCAACCCGATCGGCCTGTACGCGATCGCGATCGGGCTCGCGTTCGTCACCGCGATGGTGCTCGTGCTCACCGCGAACTTCCGCACGCCCGAGCAGCAGGCCGAGTTCGAGGCGGCGCGCGATGCAGCCGAGGCGAAGGCCGCGGCCGAGCACGTCAGCGCGGCGTCGGTCGAGGCGAGCGAGCCTCGGGTGATGGATGCCTCCGACGCGGCGCCAGCGGCGGCCGCGGCCGCCACGACCACCGCGGTGCTCGAGCGCCAGGAGGTGGAGATCATGTCCCCGCTGGCGGGCACGGTCGTTGCGCTGGATCAGGTGCCCGACCCCGTGTTCGCGAGCGGGACGATGGGCCCGGGCGCCGCGATCGAACCGAGCGGCGACACCGTCTACGCCCCGGGTGCCGGCATGGTCGCCGCCGCGCAGCCGACCGGTCACGCCTTCGGCCTCGTGCTCGACGGCGGGGTGGAGCTGCTGATCCACGTCGGCATCGACACGGTGAACCTCAAGGGCGAGGGCTTCGAGGTGCACGTCAAGAACGGTGACCGCATCGAGCTCGGCACCCCGCTGGTCACCTTCGACCGTGCGGTGATCGAGAAGGCCGGCTACCCCCTGATCACGCCCGTGATCGTGCTCAACGCCGACGACTTCGCCGAGGTGTCGCCGGTGCTCGAGGGCACCGTGGAGCCGGGTGCGTCGCTGATCTCGGTGGCGCCGAAGGCGTGA
- a CDS encoding peptidoglycan DD-metalloendopeptidase family protein, with protein sequence MSESNGRLGVTSEHDVDECGCAPSARERRALWPALSRRSALGLGVLGVAALGAIGGPLLPAAFAEEYPTWEDVERARANEAAKGQEITRIQGLIQSLENEVAAKQAAAKQASDEFFVAQQEFFDASYKADQLQQQADDQAQAAQDAAEKAALVAAQLYRDGGSDTSLELFFSGSAANADDLLTRLGTMDKLLERNQGVYAEAVTARDSAQSLSDQAVIARDERDRLQKIAEDKMVVAQQAAEAAEAALEKQQTHLGELEAQLAALRDTTAKTVADYEEGVRVRAEQERRRREEEARRAREEAERIAREQAAAAAAGGGGGGGGGGGGGGNGGATTGSGWARPSSGWHTSGYGPRTGQCGSSYCASSWHLGVDLAAGCGAGIYAASAGTVVYAGGNGGYGNYIKIDHGNGIATGYAHIRNGGIFVRYGQRVSAGQLIGSEGRTGNSFGCHLHFEVYEWGRPINPQPFMSARGISV encoded by the coding sequence ATGTCGGAGAGCAACGGGAGGCTTGGCGTGACTTCGGAGCACGACGTCGACGAGTGCGGATGCGCACCGTCCGCTCGTGAGCGTCGCGCCCTCTGGCCCGCCCTGAGCCGCCGCAGCGCTCTCGGGCTCGGAGTGCTCGGCGTCGCCGCGCTCGGCGCTATCGGCGGTCCGCTGCTGCCCGCCGCGTTCGCGGAGGAGTACCCCACGTGGGAAGACGTGGAACGTGCCCGTGCGAACGAAGCCGCCAAGGGGCAGGAGATCACGCGCATCCAGGGGCTCATCCAGAGCCTGGAGAACGAGGTCGCCGCCAAGCAGGCCGCCGCGAAGCAGGCCTCCGACGAGTTCTTCGTCGCGCAGCAGGAGTTCTTCGACGCCTCCTACAAGGCCGACCAGCTGCAGCAGCAGGCCGACGACCAGGCGCAGGCCGCTCAGGATGCCGCGGAGAAGGCCGCCCTCGTCGCCGCTCAGCTCTATCGCGACGGTGGCAGCGACACCTCGCTCGAGCTCTTCTTCTCGGGATCGGCGGCGAACGCCGACGATCTGCTCACGCGCCTGGGAACGATGGACAAGCTCCTCGAGCGCAACCAGGGCGTCTACGCCGAGGCGGTCACCGCCCGCGACTCGGCCCAGAGCCTCAGCGACCAGGCCGTCATCGCGCGCGACGAGCGGGACCGCCTCCAGAAGATCGCCGAAGACAAGATGGTCGTCGCCCAGCAGGCCGCCGAGGCGGCCGAGGCCGCGCTCGAGAAGCAGCAGACCCACCTGGGCGAACTCGAGGCCCAGCTGGCCGCCCTGCGCGACACCACGGCCAAGACGGTCGCCGACTACGAAGAGGGCGTGCGCGTGCGCGCCGAGCAGGAACGCCGCCGGCGCGAAGAAGAGGCGCGGCGCGCCCGTGAGGAAGCCGAGCGCATCGCCCGCGAACAGGCCGCAGCGGCCGCCGCCGGCGGTGGCGGTGGCGGTGGTGGCGGCGGGGGCGGCGGCGGCAACGGCGGCGCCACGACCGGCTCGGGCTGGGCCCGCCCGTCGTCGGGCTGGCACACCTCGGGCTACGGCCCCCGCACCGGCCAGTGCGGGAGCAGCTACTGCGCGAGCTCGTGGCACCTCGGCGTGGACCTCGCGGCCGGCTGCGGCGCCGGCATCTATGCGGCATCGGCCGGCACCGTCGTGTACGCGGGCGGCAATGGCGGCTACGGCAACTACATCAAGATCGATCACGGCAACGGCATCGCCACCGGCTACGCGCACATCCGCAACGGCGGCATCTTCGTGCGGTACGGCCAGCGGGTCAGCGCGGGTCAGCTCATCGGCAGCGAGGGGCGCACGGGCAACTCGTTCGGCTGCCACCTCCACTTCGAGGTCTACGAGTGGGGTCGGCCGATCAACCCGCAGCCGTTCATGTCCGCACGGGGCATCTCCGTCTGA